TCTAAGAGGCACAGAGGATTTCAGACATTTTTCCTTCAGCAGCTCGGTCAGAAAGCTCTTCTGAAGCTTCGCATATTTTGATTTCGTACAAAGGTAGGATTTTGGTAAATTTTCATCAGTTAAATTGATATTTGATAAGTGAATTGATGTTGTGATTATTTGTTGGTTGAATTTATATTGATATTTATGATAAGTTTGAGGTTTGGAGGGTTTAAGTGCAGCTAGGAGCTGAGTTATTCTGATGATTGTGATTTCTGGATTACAGTAGGATAATTTGAAAATGTTAAAAGTTACCggtttgatttattgaaaatgatttgaaaagagtgtggaaaatggttttgatgaaacccgaaaagggtggcagagTCCAGATTTTAGGGGAGGTGCCACCGAAATCTTGCTATAAACCTTAagaattgatttaaaatttatttagaagaaaaagattgaatttgagaaatggtattatttgatttttgatttatttaaaaaaaagaattattttatatttttaaattatttaagaaaagtactatgtttaagttttatttgaaaatgaaaagggGCTGAAGTTTTGAATTTGACTCAAGGATTTTAtttggaggagttttagtgaacTTCAAAAGTAATTAAGTTTTGCCGAAGGATTCCGTTTGGAAACAACTTGAAAAATGTTAAAgaatttgtgttaaaaataaaagggagattagttttggttttaaaagaaagagagaagacaAACCGGCACGTGTGattatgaaataattaaaaaggtCACAAGAGGGTGACGGAGAGTAAATAGTTATAGTGTTGTTGTGAAAATGTTAAGCCGTGGGCTTGATGCGTGAGTAATTGTACAGGAATTCCGTGTATATGGAATGGCTTTCAGGAGAAAGTGGCACATGCTTCAGCTGGAGAATCAGCGCCTGCAAGTACTTGCAGAGGTCATGTTCGGTATACTTCAGCTGGAGAATCAGCGCCTGCAAGAAGTAGAAACTTGCAGAGGTTATGCCGCTGGAATGCCTTATCTGACTTGCGAGTCGGATTGCGTCGGGCGCGGGtcgaaaccgacaaatgagctcattacctacGATAGGAccagacatgcatcatccttATTGTGCATTTGCATTTTACTTGATTTGGTGAAATTATTTGTGATTGCCGTTCTGTGTTTATGCATTCCTCACTGTTACTCTGAATTGTGGTAATTAGATGCTTCTCTGTAGTTCTTGTATAGTTCATTGTGAATTACTTGAACTATGGTAACCCTGACTAAACTAACTACCctcgaccctactaagaaccccccagttcttaccccttttCTTCCTCCCCTTCAAATGGAAACCGGAGTTATATTTTACGAGATGgaccctccctatatatacgaGGATATAGTACAGCATAGGTTTTATGTAGTAGCTGCGGAGATTAGGACTCGTGTGTACGTTCTGCGTGATCATCCTTTCAGCCACCCGATTGACACTCCAGAGTTTAACCCCGACATGCGCTTTGAGTTCCCGCTGCAGTGGCTTCACCCGGATGCTCCATTTCACCCGTTTCATGACGGGCCGGTGCCTCACCAGCATCCTGATCAGCCTGTGGATCAGGTGGACCCTGAGCCTGAGCCCATGGAGGAGCATATTCCAGAGCCTGTACCGGAGGAGGATATCCCAATGGAGTATATCTCAGTATCTTCATCTGAGCCATCTTCTGAGGAGCTGTTCACCATCTCTATTAGTGGACCGGTGAGTGTTGGTCAGACCAGTAGCACGAGTGTCAGTGCTCCTCCTGAGATTATAGAGATTTCTGATGACGAGGACGAGGACCGTGAGGAGTATTTTGATGTGGTTGTGATCTCCTCTGACGATGATACCTAAGACCTGAGAGCTGCGGTTGTGCCTTttgatagttttttttttgtattagcCTAGCTTTTGTGTTAATCTCTCACTTTTGGTTAGACTCACTGAGAGAGTAGGGTGTACATAGTTGACTAGGCTAGTTCGGGCGCCAGCTTAGGGGTTTTTCTGTATGAACCAGGGCCTGGAGTGTTGATTTGTACATAGTAATATTTCTAAAGGGTGGTATGCTAActtatgatatatatatatatatatatacacacacacgaTAGTACCTATATGCGTATGTATGGCCTATGCTATGTGTCGTGGATATATATAATGCTGGCTTGTGTATGATTTGTTTAATTTCCTATTATGGCTTGTGTATATTTAGTTAGCTGTCCTCGCGAATCTTTTTATAAAGTAAAAGTCTTTTCAAAACTCGATATTACGCTAACCCGATTATAGacttaataataaatagtaaaagtTTCAGGTGAACAAGTTGGTGACACTTGatttctagtatgatcatgacTTACTGGGATTGGGTCGTTACATAGACAAATACCTACAATCATAAAATTGTTTAATCTCATCAATAATCTGAGTATCCTTTCCACTAGAAGCTTCCTTTGAAACTCTAACTGCTACCCTATTTAAACCTTTATTCACATATTTGAACAAATATTTGATAGCATTTGACTTGTTGCAGTACTCTACATTAACATGCGCTTGATAAAACATCAGCAGATATACATTATATGGAACCACATTCCTATTATCCATATGGACTCCCTTCTTCTCAGTAACTACTCCTGTGTCTCGTCTTCTATATGATGAGTATCCACTATCATCGATAA
The genomic region above belongs to Arachis duranensis cultivar V14167 chromosome 3, aradu.V14167.gnm2.J7QH, whole genome shotgun sequence and contains:
- the LOC107479459 gene encoding uncharacterized protein LOC107479459, with protein sequence MIHGPYGRTFSKLPYMKDGYCIKYYPKIFSSTTVIDDSGYSSYRRRDTGVVTEKKGVHMDNRNVVPYNVYLLMFYQAHVNVEYCNKSNAIKYLFKYVNKGLNRVAVRVSKEASSGKDTQIIDEIKQFYDCRYLSM